In the genome of Synechococcus sp. UW179A, the window CTTCCTGCCGGATGTTTATGTGCAGTGCGATGTCTGCAAGGGCGCCCGATTCAATCGGGAGACTCTTCAGGTCACTTACAAGGGGCACACCATCGCCGAGGTTCTGGAGATGACCGTTGAGCAGGCGGCCGATGTGTTTTCTGCGATTCCGCAGGCGGCTGACCGATTGCGGACACTCGTGGATGTGGGTCTCGGTTACGTGAAGCTGGGTCAGCCGGCTCCCACGCTTTCCGGTGGTGAGGCGCAACGGGTGAAGTTGGCCACTGAACTGTCCCGCAGGGCCACCGGCAAGACGCTTTACCTGATTGATGAGCCCACCACAGGCTTGAGTTTCTATGACGTGCACAAGCTGATGGATGTGATGCAGCGTCTTGTGGATAAGGGAAATTCGATCATCTGTATCGAGCACAACCTTGATGTGATCCGTTGTTCCGACTGGTTGATCGATCTTGGTCCAGAGGGTGGTGATCGCGGTGGACAGTTGGTGGCCTGCGGAACACCAGAAGAGGTGGCCCAGCACCCAACCAGTCACACCGGTCGTTATCTCGCCAGGGTTTTGGAGCAGCATCCTCCTCAGGCGGTTCCTCTGGCGGCATGACGTCCTTCCCGTGTTTCCGCTTCCCTGGCTTGGTTGCAATCGTGGCTTCGCTGCTGGTCGCTCAACCGGCGGCAGCAGTTGAGCGCCTTACCTTCACCTTGCCTTTGCTGGATGAGCGCATCAGCCTTGATTTGAGTCAGGCCACCAATGCGCAGGAGCTGATCGACTCCAATCCAGATCTTCAGGAGCTGGATTGGGCAGGCGATGGATCCGTGCAAAAGCTGATTGAAGCTTTACTGACAGCACCGCTCCCTGAAGAGACCAGCAGCATTGTTCGCCAATCCCTCGGGCATCCCCTGTTTGAGCAGCTTCTTCTCTCTGCCTCCGAATTGGTTGAGGTCAAGGGTCTTCCGGTCGACACCAGCGGGCGCATGGTGTCTGAGGCTTTGGCCGCGGCCTATCGGGATGATGAGCCCCATCTGCTGGGATTCCTGCGTCATGTTCCGGGAGATGAGCTTTCGATCAATCTCCAGGAGCTCGCTTTTTACGCCAAGAGACTCAGAGGCAACCAGGACGATGCAAGGGCCTTGGTGCAAAAGGGCACCGCAGCCAAGCCCGTTGCTTCAACAATCGTCGCTGCGGCGGCATCCGGCTGGACCCGCCGACAAAGCTCCGTTGCGGTGAACCACCGTCCGCAGCCCCTGCAGGTCACAGTGATCTCCCCGACCGGTTTGTCCAATGGTCGACTGGTAGTGATTTCCCATGGGCTTTGGGATGCACCGTCCAGTTTCGAGGGCTGGGCCCATCTGCTCGCTGCCCATGGTTATTCCGTGGTGCTTCCAGGTCACCCGGGTAGTGATTCCAAGCAGCAGCAGTCACTGCTTCAGGGCAAACAGCCACCGCCGGCATCCGAGGAATTGCGCTTGCGTCCCATGGACGTCACTGCCGTGATTGATGCGGTCGAAGCGGGCAGCTTGCTCTCTGGTTCATCAGTTCAAACCGATTCAGTGGCTGTTGTCGGTCATTCCTGGGGTGCTACTGCGGCGCTGCAGTTAGGTGGTCTTCAGACCACGAGCCGGAAGCTGAGCTCCCGTTGTCAGGATCCTCGTGATCCAGACCGCAACCTGAGCTGGGTGTTGCAGTGCAGCTGGCTCAAAGGTGCTGATCAGGGATCGCTGGGTGACACGAGAGTTCGATCCGTGGTTGTGGTCAGTCCGCCTCTGCGTCTGTTGTTTGATGAATCCAGTGGTCCTTCGATGCATGCCAAGGCGCTGCTGGTGAGCGGCACCCGTGATTGGGTTGTGCCATCGGACCCTGAAGCGGTGGTCCCACTTCGCAATGGTCAGCCTCTGGCCAATGGCCATCGCCTTGTATTGGCCTCAGGCGGTGATCACTTCAATCTCTGGGCTCCAGTGGGTGCAGAACAACCACCGGTGCTGGGGCCCCTGATTCTTGCCTGGATCAATGACCATCTAGGAATTACCGATTCGCTCAGCTTCAAGGGCGGCGGTTGGGGCAATCAACGTGTGCCACTCTTCGATGTCACTGGCCAATTATGAAAATTCTTTACGGCATGTCGCTGTTGTAAACAAGCCAATTTTGTCCGCATTTCTTCATCCAAAAAAATCAAAAGTAGCAGTCCTGGTCTGGCTTAAACCCTGTTGAAGTCAAGCGATCTGGGCATGCTATCGAGGTGAGCTTTCTCAGTTATCAGATTGTTTTCATCTTTTCGAAGTTCTATTTCACCTAACCCTTGATCGGACACCAGGACCTGTTCCTGATCGTGTTGGAGGTCTTGTGGGACTGAAGCTGCTGCATCTTCATCTCCACGGCTTGTTTCGCTCAAAGGATCTGGAGCTTGGCCGTGACGCAGACACCGGAGGTCAGACCCTCTATGTGTTGGAACTGGCCCGCAGCCTGGCCAACCGAGCCGAGGTGGATCATGTCGAGGTCGTCACGCGTCTGATTCAGGATCGGCGCGTGTCCCTCGACTATTCCAGACCTCTAGAGCCGATTGCACCTGGTGCATCAATCCGTCGGTTCAGTTTCGGACCGCGCCGATATCTGCGTAAGGAACAGCTCTGGCCCTATCTCGATGAGCTGGCCGATCAGCTGGTTCGTCATTTTCGCGTCAGTGAAAATCGACCCGATTGGATTCACGCCCATTACGCCGACGCCGGCTATGTGGGGGCCCTGGTCAGTCGACGTTTGGGAATTCCCCTTGCCTACACAGGCCATTCCCTGGGACGTGAGAAATTGCGCCGTCTGCTTGCGGCTGGTGGAGAGCATGAACAGATCGAGCAGAATTATTCGATCAGTCGGCGCATCGATGCCGAAGAGCTGGCTCTTGCCCATGCCGATCTGGTGATCACCAGCACGCGACAGGAGCGTGATGAGCAATACGCCCGTTATGGATGCTTTAAGCCTGAGCATGCAGAGGTTGTGCCACCGGGTGTCGACAGCAGACGTTTCCACCCTCATGGCAACTCGGATGAATTCACCGAGGTTTCAGAGCTGCTGAGTTCGTTTTTGAGAGAGCCTGAACGTCAACCTCTGCTGGCCATCTGCCGTGCGGATCGGCGCAAAAACATTCCTGCGCTGGTTGAAGCCTTTGGTCGATCTGCGGTCTTGCGGCAGCGCCACAACCTGGTGCTCGTGCTGGGCAATCGTGATGATTCCCGCCAGATGGACCGTCAGCAGCGGGAGGTGTTTCAACAGATCTTTGATCTGGTTGACCGTTATGACCTCTACGGCTTCGTTGCCTATCCCAAGCACCATCGCCGTGATCAGGTTCCCGCCATCTATCGCTGGGCAGCGGCCCAACGCGGCTTGTTCGTTAATCCAGCACTGACGGAGCCTTTCGGTCTCACGCTGCTGGAGGCTGCGGCCTCGGGTCTGCCGATGGTGGCCACGGATGACGGTGGTCCTCGAGAGATTCTCAGCCGTTGCGATAACGGCCTTGTGGTGGACGTGACCGACCGGGAATCGCTCCAGGATGGATTGGAGCGTGCCGGTGCTGATCGCGATCGTTGGCGGAGGTGGAGTGACAACGGCGTGGAGGCTGTTAGCCGTCACTACAGCTGGGATGCTCATGTCTGTAGTTACCTGGCGCTGATGCAAGAGCGTCTGAAGCGCTCGAGCACGGTGACTGTTTCCTCGCAGCTGCTGGCGACACCAGCGGGTCTGAGTCCTTTCGGTTCCCGTCTGCTGCTGCTGGATCTCGATAGCAGTCTTGAACAGCCGGATCTCAAGGATCTGCAGAATCTGCGTCAACAGCTGATGGCACCTTCTGCCCAAGCTGCCCAGACAGGTTTCGGCATCGTGACCGGACGGCCTCTTGCTGCGGCCCGGCAGCGTTTCGCGGATCTGCATCTGCCTGACCCGCAGGTCTGGATCACCCAGGCGGGCACTCAGATTCACTACGGCCAGGAGGAGCAGGCGGATCGCTTCTGGCAGGCTCAAATCAGTGTTGACTGGCAACGCGAATCTGTGGAGCGGACCCTCTCCGATCTTGGAGATCACATCAAACTGCAGAAATCTGAGCACCAGGGTCAGTTCAAGGTCAGCTATCTCCTGCAGCAACCGGGCCCTTCCGTGTTGCCATTGATTCGCCAGCGTTTGCGTCAGAGCGGTCTGCCTGCAAGGCCTCAACTGCGCTGCCACTGGTTCCTAGATGTGCTGCCCATGCGGGCGTCTCGCAGTGAGGCGATTCGCTTTCTTTCGCTGCGTTGGGGTTTACCTCTGGAACACATTCTGGTGGTGGCCAGTCAGCAGGGCGATGTGGAGCTGCTCCGAGGACTGCCGGCGGCTGTTGTCACCGCCGATCATGACCCCTGCTTGGATGGTTGTCGTCATCAGCAGCGGGTTTATTTCGCCAATCGCTCCCGTCTAATGGGCGTGCTGGAGGGTCTGCAGCACTACCGCTTCCTCAGCGCACGCTCCCGACTGGATTAGTCGTTGATCTGAAGTGACACAGCACCAGCGCTGCGATCTGCTTTGGCCTGAGCATCAGCCCGTTGGTCGCCGCAAGCCAAAGCCACACCCATGCGCCGACCCGGTCGGGCCTCCTCTTTTCCGAACAACAACACCTTGGTGTCGGGTTCACTCAGGGCTGACTCCAGGCCGGTGTAACGCACCTGGCTGCCATGGCGGTCCGCGAGGATCACTCTGCTGGCTGCGGCTGCGGCACAGCGGATCGTTGGGATGGGCAAACCAAGCACAGCTCTCAGGTGCAGTTCGAATTCACTGAGGTTCTGGCTGATCAGAGTGACCAGACCCGTGTCATGGGGACGAGGAGACAGCTCTGAAAAAATCACCTCGTCGCCGCAGAGAAAGAACTCCACCCCGAACAAACCTGTTCCTCCCAGGTTGTCTGTCACCGTGCGCGCCATGGTCTGGGCTCGCTGCAACTGTTCTCCACTCAGTTGGGCAGGCTGCCAGCTGCATTGATAGTCACCGTTGGCCTGTTCGTGTCCGATCGGTGGACAGAACAACGTTGACCCGTCTCGCTGGCGGATGGTGAGCAGTGTGATCTCCTGATCAAAGCGCAGGAACTCTTCCACAATCACCTGGTTGGAGGTGCCACGTGCGTTGGCGATTGCTGCCTCCCAGGCCTGATCAAGATCCTTGGCGCTTTTCACAACGCTCTGCCCCTTTCCGGAGGAACTCATCACCGGTTTGACAACCACCGGCCAGCCCAATGGAGCTGCAGCTCGATGCAGGTCTTCGGCACTACCTGCGTAGGCGAAGCGAGCGGTGCGCAGCTTGAGCTCAGCTGATGCCAGGTCGCGGATTCGATCACGGTTCATGGTCACGGCAGTGGCACGGGCCGTTGGAATCACGGTGATGCCTTCCGCCTCCAGTTCGGCTAGGGCCTTCACGGCCAGAGCTTCAATCTCTGGTATCACCACGCTGGGTCTATGGCGACGCACCACTTCCAGCAGTGCCTCAGGCTCATTCATCGGCAGAACCTCCGCCACATCTGCCACCTGCATGGCCGGTGCCCCGGCATAGCGATCGCAGGCAATCACTCTGCAGCCCAGGCGCTGGGCGGCAATGGCCACCTCTTTGCCCAGTTCACCACTGCCCAACAGCATCACGGTGGCGGGAAACGTCGTCATGGCCTTTTTCAGGGCAGCATGGACTGATCCTCGCTCCATGCCTGATGCTCTCATCCTTGAGCTTCACTCCCGTCGCATTCACGACGGCGGGAGATGCCGCTGATGGGCTGATCTTCGGCTGGGAGATCGCCACAGTGCAGAAATGGGCCTTGATCTATCTGGGTGCGTCGCTGCTGGCGTTTGTCATCGTCTGGTTGGTTGGAGCCTTGCGCACGAGGGTCTGAGATCCATCAGCCTCACGGTTCGAGATCGTGCATCAGGGTCAGTTGGCGCTCTGCTGGCTCCTCATTCACAAATCCCCACGACTGGAAGATGTCGGCATCCGTGTGGGTGATGTGTTGTGCGCCATTGCGTTGTTCCAGCACGAATCCTCTGTCGGCCATGCGGCGCATCAGGCTGGCGGCCTCTTCGAAACGCGAGGCCATCGCCTCAAGGCTGGAGCAGTCGGAGGTCAGACCTGCTTCCTTCCAGGTGAAATAACTCATTGGTGGCCGGCTCAGGTGGGGCGGAGAACGATACCAAGAATGACCAGCCCTGCTGTTGCAAGCCAGAACATCGGCACCACAATCTGCTCGGATGTTCCAGCCAGTTCGAAATGGTGATGGAGTGGGGCCATGCGGAACACCCTGCGTCCCACACCATCCCGCCCTTTGGTCGCTTTGAACACCCACACCTGGATGATCACCGACAGTGATTCAGCGAGGAACACGCCACCCATCACCAATAGGGGCCAAAGGCTGTTGGACAGCAAGGCCACGGCACTGAGTGACGCGCCCATCGCCAGGGAGCCCGTATCTCCCATGAACACCCTTGCCGGGTTGCGGTTGTGAATCAGAAAGCCGAGCCAGCAACCGGCCATCGCCATGCAGAACGCTGCCAACGCAGGGTCACCCTCGTTGCCGCGCAGGATTAATTGCAGTCCCAGGCCCGTGAACACAAGGGCGCCACAGCCTGAGGCCAGGCCGTCCAGTCCATCGGTGAGATTGGTGGCATTGCTTTCCGCGAGGAAAACGAACAACCCCAGTGGCCAGATCAGTAAGCCGAAAGGAATGGCCATCCCGAGGGGCAGAACGACCGCCTCAGGGATCCACCCCTGCCAGGCTGACCAACCCAGAAACAGCATGGCCGCAGCACTCTGCAGCACAATTTTTCCTCTGGGTTTCAGGCCTGTGTTGGTGCGTTTGGTCAGGCTGCTCCAGTCATCAATGCCACCGATCACCATGTAGGCCAGCGTGACCAGTCCAACAGCCAGCAGTTGATCGGCGCTGCGTCCTTCCCAGCTGATCAGGCATCCCGCAATCACTCCAACGGGGACGACGAGAAGGCCACCCATGGTTGGAGTGCCAGATTTACTTTGATGCGCTTCAGGACCCTCTGTTCGGATCACCTGGCCCATCTTCAGAGCTCGCAGCCGCGGTGCTCCCCACCAGGTCACAACGGCAGAAATCAGCGTGGCCGTGAGCAGGGGCAGGCTCAGCAGGCTGTTGGGGATCCAGCGGTCTGACGCAAAGGCCACCATCACCACCACTGTGATCAACACAGCAGCGGCAACCCGGCCGTCGAGATGGGTGGATTGGTCCGCAGAAGCGCTCAAGTCCCGAAGACGAATCGCAGGGACACTAGGTCAGTCTTCCCAGTTTTCTTCGTTCTCTTCGTCAGCCTTGTAGTCCTCTTTTTCACCCATCAGCGCGGAGAGTTCCTCTTCTTCCACCGTGCTCACCTCGGGTGAATTGGACTCTTCGTCCTCCACCAGCCGACCACTGGTTTCAAGCCAGCTCAGCAGATCGGGCTCCTCGCGAAGCGGAAGCACCGGTGCAGGCTCCTTGCGTCCGTAGCGGGTGAGGGCCGGGTTGACGTTGTCGAGGGCGCTCAAGTCCGTGAGAGCTAAGGACAAAATCTTCAGAGCCAATCCTTCATCATAGAAGACCGCGCATTTCCAGTTCTTGAACAAAGCGGCACTTTTCGCTTCTGTCTGGGGAATCTCTCTACTGATCAGTGCGTTGCTGCGATTTTGGGGACAGCAACATCCTCAGCCTCTTGAGCCCAGTGCCATTCCAATCCTGGTTCTGCTGTTGATGCCTTCAGGACTGATGGCGGGATGGCTGCTGTGGTCGTCCCGCGGGAGTGGAGAATCGGAATAGTTCCGATACAGATCAGGAGTCCGCTTGATGGGACGCGCCAAGAAGGTTGTGCTCGCGTATTCCGGAGGTGTGGATACCAGTGTCTGCATTCCCTACCTCAAGCAGGAGTGGGGTGTCGACGAGGTGATCACCTTTGCTGCAGACCTCGGTCAGGGCGATGAGTTGGAGCCGATTCGTCTCAAGGCTCTGGACGCTGGTGCAAGTCAGTCCCTGGTTGGTGACCTGATTCAACCCTTCATCGAGGAGTTCGCTTTTCCAGCGATCCGGGCCAATGCTTTGTACGAGGGTCGTTATCCACTGTCCACAGCATTGGCGCGTCCGCTGATTGCCCGACGTCTGGTGGAGGTGGCACGGGAGGTTGGCGCCGATGCCGTGGCTCATGGCTGCACTGGCAAGGGAAACGATCAGGTGCGATTTGACGTGGCGATCGCTGCCTTGGCTCCTGATCTGAAGGTGCTCACACCTGCCCGTGAATGGGGAATGAGCCGTGAGCAAACGATTGCCTATGGCGAGCGTTGCGGGGTTCCCGCTCCAGTGAGTAAGAAGTCTCCCTATTCAATCGACCTCAACCTGCTGGGCCGCAGCGTTGAAGCGGGTCCGCTTGAGGATCCAATGGTTGCACCTCCCGAAGAAGTGTTTGCGATGAGCGTGTCCGTGGATGCGGCACCGTCTCAGGCTCAGGAGATTGAAATCGGCTTCGAGGCTGGTA includes:
- the purT gene encoding formate-dependent phosphoribosylglycinamide formyltransferase, coding for MTTFPATVMLLGSGELGKEVAIAAQRLGCRVIACDRYAGAPAMQVADVAEVLPMNEPEALLEVVRRHRPSVVIPEIEALAVKALAELEAEGITVIPTARATAVTMNRDRIRDLASAELKLRTARFAYAGSAEDLHRAAAPLGWPVVVKPVMSSSGKGQSVVKSAKDLDQAWEAAIANARGTSNQVIVEEFLRFDQEITLLTIRQRDGSTLFCPPIGHEQANGDYQCSWQPAQLSGEQLQRAQTMARTVTDNLGGTGLFGVEFFLCGDEVIFSELSPRPHDTGLVTLISQNLSEFELHLRAVLGLPIPTIRCAAAAASRVILADRHGSQVRYTGLESALSEPDTKVLLFGKEEARPGRRMGVALACGDQRADAQAKADRSAGAVSLQIND
- a CDS encoding HAD family hydrolase, yielding MGLKLLHLHLHGLFRSKDLELGRDADTGGQTLYVLELARSLANRAEVDHVEVVTRLIQDRRVSLDYSRPLEPIAPGASIRRFSFGPRRYLRKEQLWPYLDELADQLVRHFRVSENRPDWIHAHYADAGYVGALVSRRLGIPLAYTGHSLGREKLRRLLAAGGEHEQIEQNYSISRRIDAEELALAHADLVITSTRQERDEQYARYGCFKPEHAEVVPPGVDSRRFHPHGNSDEFTEVSELLSSFLREPERQPLLAICRADRRKNIPALVEAFGRSAVLRQRHNLVLVLGNRDDSRQMDRQQREVFQQIFDLVDRYDLYGFVAYPKHHRRDQVPAIYRWAAAQRGLFVNPALTEPFGLTLLEAAASGLPMVATDDGGPREILSRCDNGLVVDVTDRESLQDGLERAGADRDRWRRWSDNGVEAVSRHYSWDAHVCSYLALMQERLKRSSTVTVSSQLLATPAGLSPFGSRLLLLDLDSSLEQPDLKDLQNLRQQLMAPSAQAAQTGFGIVTGRPLAAARQRFADLHLPDPQVWITQAGTQIHYGQEEQADRFWQAQISVDWQRESVERTLSDLGDHIKLQKSEHQGQFKVSYLLQQPGPSVLPLIRQRLRQSGLPARPQLRCHWFLDVLPMRASRSEAIRFLSLRWGLPLEHILVVASQQGDVELLRGLPAAVVTADHDPCLDGCRHQQRVYFANRSRLMGVLEGLQHYRFLSARSRLD
- a CDS encoding argininosuccinate synthase yields the protein MGRAKKVVLAYSGGVDTSVCIPYLKQEWGVDEVITFAADLGQGDELEPIRLKALDAGASQSLVGDLIQPFIEEFAFPAIRANALYEGRYPLSTALARPLIARRLVEVAREVGADAVAHGCTGKGNDQVRFDVAIAALAPDLKVLTPAREWGMSREQTIAYGERCGVPAPVSKKSPYSIDLNLLGRSVEAGPLEDPMVAPPEEVFAMSVSVDAAPSQAQEIEIGFEAGNPVSIDGVRLAPVELIREANRLAGMHGIGRLDMIENRVVGIKSREIYETPGLLLLIQAHQELESLTLAADVLRTKRQLEMQWADLVYQGLWFGPLKEALDGFMDRTQTHVNGRVRLRLHKGNAIVTGRSSGDSSLYVPEMASYGSEDQFDHRAAEGFIYIWGLPIRIWSAARRR
- a CDS encoding DUF3134 domain-containing protein, whose protein sequence is MALKILSLALTDLSALDNVNPALTRYGRKEPAPVLPLREEPDLLSWLETSGRLVEDEESNSPEVSTVEEEELSALMGEKEDYKADEENEENWED
- a CDS encoding cytochrome B6 encodes the protein MLSSLSFTPVAFTTAGDAADGLIFGWEIATVQKWALIYLGASLLAFVIVWLVGALRTRV
- the mraY gene encoding phospho-N-acetylmuramoyl-pentapeptide-transferase; its protein translation is MLITVVVMVAFASDRWIPNSLLSLPLLTATLISAVVTWWGAPRLRALKMGQVIRTEGPEAHQSKSGTPTMGGLLVVPVGVIAGCLISWEGRSADQLLAVGLVTLAYMVIGGIDDWSSLTKRTNTGLKPRGKIVLQSAAAMLFLGWSAWQGWIPEAVVLPLGMAIPFGLLIWPLGLFVFLAESNATNLTDGLDGLASGCGALVFTGLGLQLILRGNEGDPALAAFCMAMAGCWLGFLIHNRNPARVFMGDTGSLAMGASLSAVALLSNSLWPLLVMGGVFLAESLSVIIQVWVFKATKGRDGVGRRVFRMAPLHHHFELAGTSEQIVVPMFWLATAGLVILGIVLRPT
- a CDS encoding alpha/beta fold hydrolase gives rise to the protein MTSFPCFRFPGLVAIVASLLVAQPAAAVERLTFTLPLLDERISLDLSQATNAQELIDSNPDLQELDWAGDGSVQKLIEALLTAPLPEETSSIVRQSLGHPLFEQLLLSASELVEVKGLPVDTSGRMVSEALAAAYRDDEPHLLGFLRHVPGDELSINLQELAFYAKRLRGNQDDARALVQKGTAAKPVASTIVAAAASGWTRRQSSVAVNHRPQPLQVTVISPTGLSNGRLVVISHGLWDAPSSFEGWAHLLAAHGYSVVLPGHPGSDSKQQQSLLQGKQPPPASEELRLRPMDVTAVIDAVEAGSLLSGSSVQTDSVAVVGHSWGATAALQLGGLQTTSRKLSSRCQDPRDPDRNLSWVLQCSWLKGADQGSLGDTRVRSVVVVSPPLRLLFDESSGPSMHAKALLVSGTRDWVVPSDPEAVVPLRNGQPLANGHRLVLASGGDHFNLWAPVGAEQPPVLGPLILAWINDHLGITDSLSFKGGGWGNQRVPLFDVTGQL